TCCAAGAAGGCAGCAAAGGACAGATGTCGAGCCCATACTTCCTAAACGGTCTCCAAAAAAAAGATTCCAGTCTCCATTGTGCCCAAACCCGTAATTCAAGCTCGCAAAGTGATAGGCGTCTTCGTAATAACCGGGGGAGAGCCCCAACCCTCCTTCGGCAAGGGGAGTGGTGACGAAATTTTGCATTTGCTCACCGGTTAATTCTCCTAGCGATGCTGTTTGATCTGCTGCGGAGGTCCATTTTGCAAATTGGGCTTTGATGGTTTCGAAAGTTCCGACCTGGTCGCCTAAGTTATTGGTGGCGATCGCATCGACGTGCACGCGCTTGATTTCGGGAGTGACGTTAAAGCGCGCCAGTTTTGTCGCCTGGGAATATCCGTCAAGCGGTCCGAGTCCGCTCTCTTGATTCATTTTCAAAAGACTTTCACGCACAGTGGCAGGGTTGTTGCCTACCCAGACATTCCCCGACATTTTTCCTGGATAGGAGAAGAATAGGAACGCCCGGCAGGCAAGGGCTGGATTGACGATGTTCATTCCGGAACCCCCGAAAACCTCTTTGGCGAAAACAACTCCGACCGCAACGCCGACAGCTACCATCCACCAGGGAATTGTCGGAGGGAGGATCAAGGCGTATAGGATTCCTGTAACTAGAAAACCTTCTGAAATTTCGTGTCCTCTGACAATCGCGAAAAGAGCTTCCACCATGCCCCCAACGGCATAGGAGATAAGGATCACCGGAAAAAGGATAGAGAAGCCTTTCGCGAGAATTTTCATCCACAAATTGTCTTTGCCGACAAAAGCAAAATAGTCGCTGAAAGAGGTTGTAGCTGCCAGGTAGTTGTCCATCAGCTTAAAATCTCCGCTGGAATAGACAATGGCCTGGAGACCCGTATTCCAAAATGCCCATAAGATGCAGGGGATCAGGGCGATGACAACCATAATCATCCAGCGTTTAATGTCGATGGCGTCTCGAATGTGAGGCCCTTCTTTGGTGTTGATCGGAGCTTCGTAAAAGAAGGTGTCTCCCGCTGTTATCAGAGGCCGTAAAAAATGCAAAGGCTTTCCCTTTTCAACGAAAGAAAGCTGATAATCCATAAATTTTCTAAGCATTGTTCCTAAGTCCAATCGTGCATTATCTTAAAACGCTAGGCTATCAAATGTGTAGGAAAACTCAAAGAAAAAAATTCAGTTCCAGGAATATTGAAAAGTAGAGGAAGTCTGTTCAATCTCTTGCCAGAATTGCTGTTTTTGAAGTAGTTTCGTATGTGATTGAAATGAAAAAAAGACTCTTATTAATCATCCCTCTTGTTCTTCTGGCTTTTGCCGGGATTTTTCGGCACGCGATTTTAGGGAATGTGCTTACCTATACAGCTAACCGGTATACACTTAACAAATTCGGTGTTCCTTTAGAGTTTGAAAAAATCTCTAAGAAAGGACGTTTGTGGGAGATCCGGTCGTTGGCGATCAAACGCAGCAATCTCTCCTTGACTGCTGATAAGCTGGAGGTTGCCTTCGAATGGCATCCTCTAGGCGGCTATTTTTTTGTCAAAATACTGGTGCGCGATTCCGAAATTGCCATTAATGAACAGGCGGCGGATTTTAGCTCCCTTCTTGCAGATCTTTTGCCAAACAGGCTGCCGATTTGGATGTTGAATGTGCAAACTGTCTGTGAGATTTCAAATGGCCGTGTTTCATGGATTGCAAAGGGAGGGGAGGCCGAGTCGGCGGTTTTTGAGCTGCAAGCTTCCAGCGGCGGGAGCCGGCAGGATCTTGAGCTTTCTGTCTGGTTGGATGAAGAAGTGCGTGGGAGGAATGCGTTTTGTCTCAGCCTTACCAAAGATGATTTTAAAGGTTTGTCTACCGGTTTGACATTTTACCAGGTGGAGTGTGGAAAGGTCGCTAGAGGATTCGAAGCTTTGGGGCGCCCTTTAAAAGGGTGGGAGATCCAAAGGGGAATGATCGACGGCAATGTGGAGTTGGCCTGGCCTTCCTCCCATGCACCATATGCCATTGGTAAAGCCAGCGTGACAGATTTGCGATTCGATCATCCGGAGTCAAAAACGACAGGAGAAGTGCGCGAAGCGGTGCTGGATTTGCACATGCGCCATATTAAGGGGGAGATGCCTTCGCTCGAAGGAAAGGTTGAGTTCACTGGCGGAACTTCGCTTGCTTTTCAGCGCAAAGGGGAGCCGTTTTGGAAAATCGACAACCTCTCGGGAGGTTTGTATTTTGAACCGGAGCGCGCTGTCATGATCAATATGGGAGGCAAGTGCTCTCATGAACTCTGCGATTTTTGTTTGTCGTTGGATGGAAAGGCTCAACTAGTGGATAAGCAGAAAGCCTCTTTAGATTTGGCTGTTCGGCTTTTTTCCGAAGGAGGGAAGGAGGCTGCTGTGAGATTCATTGCGGAGCAGCTGGGGCCGAAAGAACATCAGGCTGAGTTGTTTGTTGAAAATGTCGGTCCCGCCGAGTTTGCTTTCGTACAGGAGGCGCTGGCGCGCTACTCGGATGATTGGAACGGATTTCACATTCAAAAAGGCTTATTGGATGCGGAAGGGTTGGTCTCTATGGTAGGCTGGCAGCTGACGGATCTCGATATTCGGCAATTGAAAGTCGAGGGAATGGAAGTCGACGTTCCTTCGCTGGATCTGTCCGCCAACATAGAAAAGGTGACTGGCGGCCTTGCCATCCATCTATTGGAAGAAGAGCCTTTGAGGACGATCGATGCCGACTTTTTTATTGATGGCGGCTGCCTGGTTTCTCAAACGCTTTCGGGAAGTCTCTGCTGCCTCAATGATGTCAGGACTGAATTAAAGGTGCGCCAAGGTGTGATTCAGCAATCGGAAATGCGCGGCGAATTTGCCGGGCTTAAAGGGACTGTGGGCATTGACTGGACGGCAAAGGATAAGATTGTTCAAGCGTATTTTTCCGGGCCGTCTGAAAGGCTCGCTCCTTTTTTGCCCGCGCATTTTCGTTCGCCGTTTTTGCAGTCTTTTTCCTCGAACGATCTTGAAATCAAGGCAGGAGTCGTTCTTAAAAATGAAAAATTGGCTGTAAAGGGAGAGGCAAGGATGGCTGAGCAAACGGTTGCTTTCGGCTTCCATCTGGAAAAAAGCTCGGAAAAGTTGTGGAAGAGCTGGCCGGCCAATCATTTGGCAGCTTCCTATTGGGACAACGTAGGCGCGGAAGTGATGAAGACAGTCGTTCCGCCTATCGCATCCCCTGCCGTTCTTTTTGAAGCAAATTGGATCAGGGCAGAAACTGGGATTGCGGGCTTGGTCTTAAGGAACGGTTGGTTTAAAGCAAAGGAGGTCGACCTTGAACGCTTCGTTGCTCCATTTCTTTTTTCCAGCAGCCAGATGCAGTTGTCCGGAAGAGGAAGTTTTATTGGAGGATTCAATCAAAATGTGCTGACTGTGGAGTATGAAGCGCAAAATGTTGTGATGGGAAATCGCTTCATGGAGATAAACGCAGAGCATATCGATCGGGGCGTGCACTATTTTGACTTCAAAAAAGGCGTTCATTTCGGATCGATTCCGCTTAGCCAGGCGGTTTATACAGAAAAGAACACCGGCCTTGTTTTTACTCCTGTCGATATGCAAGTCGCAGTGGAAGGGGAGAAAATGCACTTGGCACAAATTGATGCCGAGTGTTGCGGAATGCGCATGGCAGGCGAGATTGATATTGATTTTGGCAAGCCTGATGACGGTGTGTTCGATTTAGAGATCAGAGTACGCAATGTCAAGGGGGGGCTGAAAAATGTTCAAGATCTTTTGGCGCGTTTTCATCCGGATCTTTGGCTGCTTCAGCTTCCTGTTGATGGCCAGTTCGAATTAAAGGATGAAGGGGCTTTTTTTAAGTTATCTTTTACTCCCGAAGACTATGCTGTGGAAGCTGTTTTAAAAGGGAAAATTCAGGAGGCTTTTGTTGCGTCCGGACCGTATGGAAGGGGTGGATTATCGGGGTTGCAGTTGCAATTTGGATACGATCACCTCAATCGACTGCTTGAAATTTCCCATTTGCAGGCCGACATTTACGTCGATGATCAATTCACTGGGTATCGATTGTATGGTGATCATCTCAGTGTTGATGATTTAGAAGAGGGGCGTTCTTCTTTCGATTTTTGGGTGGGAGATCAAAATAGAGACTTGATCCGTTTTGTCGGAAGGACGCAGCAGGAGATGGATCCGTATGAACGCCCCTATATCGCCGTCCATATTGACCACCATCTCACGCATCTGGGAAATATCCATCCTTCCAGCTTTCTCTTGAGGCTGAAGAGCCCTACAGTTGTTGATCAGTTTCAAATTGGAATGCAAGTCGACCTAGAGGCGTTATTTAACGATCTCTTTGCCGTTAGCTGTTCGGGTGGCGGTTCCGCTTTGGAGCAGTTGGGCAAAGAGATTCAATGGATGCACAATCCTGCAGGAACTTTGGATGTTCAGCTTCATTATGATCTGAGGTCTAATTCTTTGATTTACCGCATTGATGGAAGCGGCATCGAGATGAATCAATTGACTGCGAAAAAAATGAAGTTGGCTGGAAGCAAAAGCCAATCGAAATGGATTGTCGACCAGTTGCAATGGGATGAAAAGGTCATCGCCGGAGAGTTTATGCCTGAAGGAGAAAGGTGGAAAATTGAGGGATTTCAGTTTCGCGATCAAGACATTTTGGCATTAAATTTCGATGGTTATTTCATTCCTGCGCGAAAAAAATTGGATGCGCGCGTCAACGAAGTGCAGATCGACCTGGCTCAGGTGTCAGGCACAGCCGAAATTGAACAGTTTAGGCGGGAAAATGATCCGCATGGGAAGCTCACGGGGTATGGAAATCTCTCTGTGGAATGGGGGAGCAGCCGCGTACCGTGGAAGTTTGATGCGATCTTAGATGTTGCGCTTGAACAATGGGATCTCAAAGGGATCCGTTTTGATGATGCGCATAACATCTCTTGCCACTACATTTCTGGTCAAGGGATGACGATGCGGAAGCTGCGGACAAAGATGCTTGACAAGGCATCAACTGAAGTTTTGGCTCAAGTGGATATAGAAAAGATCCAATACGATTTTTCTACCGGTGAGGTGTTGTTTGACGAATTGGCGTTTGCAGTTCCTGCTGACCGGCTGCCCCGTTTCTCGGCGCAGTTAGAAAGGAGTTTCCCTAATTTCGTAACACCGGTCATGGCTGAAATCATTTGCAGTTGCAAGCAGGAAGGGGTGTTGAAGGGAGTGATGCAGTATGAACTGACTCCCCCTTATACAGCGATGAAGCTCACGCTTGAAGATGGCATCTATAATTTCCTCAATGCTGCGCACAAGATTTCCGGATTTGTGATGGATTACGATCCTTTCGAGTTTTCGGTGGTTTCAGGGTATCGGCTTGCCGGCAGAGATGTTTGGCTCTATGCACGCTCCTCTTCTCCTTCTTTAGCTTATGGAGAGCTTGTGTTGACCGATCAAGATCCTGAAAAAGTGAGCCAGCAGAGGCCGAAAGAAGCGTTATACTTCGATTGGGAAAACAATAGCGAGACAGGGATCTGCTTTACACACATCGAAGGCTCTTATCAAGGGTTGCAGATGGAATTAGAGAAAGATCCAACGCAGGCGCCGTCAAAAGAAGCGCTATTTCTTGTGGGAACAGTTGGTATCCACGGGCAGAAAGCCAAGGAATTTTTTCCGGAGCAGATGGCTGACAAATTCGTCGCATGGCAAGTAGGGGAAGGGTATAGCCTGCAAGGGAAGTGGCGTTTTCTGAAAAATTATTCAGAAAATTATGGTGATAAGCTGCATTTTGTCGGGATGCTTAAAGGAAGCGATTTTCATCTTAAAGGGTATCAGCTGGACTCCCTTCAGGCGCATTTGGAATACACTCCTACAGCTATTCGGATTAATGATCTTGTGATTAATGATCGTTGCGGTGTCTTGACATCTGATCGCATCGATATTTTGAAAACCGATCTGGGCACATGGGCTTTTGCCATGCCGCTTATGATCGTTAACCAGTTTCGTCCGAGCTTGCTTCAAGAGGAAGGATTTCCCCGTCCAACAGCTCGAAAGCCAATGGTGGTTCAAGAATTGATTTTGGAAAAAACACAGGGCAATTTGTCAGATTCCCGTACCATGATCGGAAGAGGCAGCCTCTATTTTACCAACCGCTCTAAAAAATTTCTTCAGGATACCATTTTCCAAATTCCATCTGATATCCTTTCCAGGATTGGTTTGGACTCTGCTGTTTTGACGCCTGTCTCAGGTACTATCGAATATGAAATTCACGATGGAAGGATTTATTTGACCCGGTTCAAGGAGATGTACAGCGATGCTAAATTGTCGAAATTTTATCTTGCTTCTTCCCCTTCGTCTACTGTGGATTTTGATGGAGGGCTGAACGTCCAGGTTAGAATGAAGCAGTACAACCTCATTTTTAAGCTTGCTGAGTTATTTACATTCAACATTCAGGGAGATCTGAAAAATCCTGTCTATTCCATTCAGAAACAGTAGAATTTCACACAAATATCTATTCTTAAGTGCATCATTATAAGATGTTAAAAATTATTTTTTTGTTTTTTTAAATAAAATTATTGATATCTAGAAGCTCTTTCAGTTATTCATTGGACTAATCGACCAGTATTTTGAGACACGTGATCTTTTACGATGATTGAATAGAGACTGCACAAAAGTTAAATTAACCATTTTGAGGGAGGTTATGATGACAAAAAAAATATTAATGTTCGCTGCTTTAGGTATTGCTATGCTTTCGGTCAAAGGTTTGTCTGCCGATGACCGTTATGTCAGACATTTAGATGCTAATGGAAACGGAATTTACGAAGAGGGCGAAGTGGACCCATGCAGAGAATATCGCAGCGGACCTATGCGCTGTACCTATCCAGTGACAAAATTCAAAAAGAAGACTTATTGTACGAAACGTTGTGTAAAAGAGCCTTATACAGTGAGAAAAAAATGCGTCCGTTACAAGCCTGAGTACTATACGAAAACGTATTGCCGCCAAGTTCCTGAAACGTACTACACATGTGAAACTCGCTATCGAGACCGTTGGGTAACAGATGAGCGTTGCTGCTATGAACCTTACACTTATTACAAAACAGAATGCATCAATAATCCTCCTGCCGATGAAGGATGCCCTTCAGACGGATGTCCAACAGGCGGATGCCCAATCAACAATCGCAGTGCCGCGCATTATAATCATGCAACACAGTCTCAGTCGGACGAAACTCCGATCAGCAATGCACAAACACGTAAGTCCCGTCATTACTAATGTTGAATTTGAAGGCCGTTGCATCACATCATGCGACGGCCTTTTATAAAGGGTGGTTTAAATGTCTGAAAATCAATGGTTTTTAATTTTCTTTGAAGGGGTTATTCTTGTCATTCTTGGAATTTTTGCGATTTTCCAACCTTTTTTGATGACTCTGAGTGTTGAGTTTTTTCTTGGTGTTTTATTGATTGCTGCTGGACTTGCGCAAATTATTCGGGGAGTCGCAAATAGAAGCGGCTTCGCTCTGATCGGAGGGATTTTAGCGCTTGTTGCAGGAGGGGGACTTCTTTCCTATCCCGTTTCTGGCGTGTTAACTTTGACCTTTTTGATGATCTTCTTTTTAACGTTGGACGGTATCGTGAAGATTGTCAATTCTTTGCAGTTTCGATCGTTAGCGAAGGGATGGGAATGGCTGTTGTTTAGCGGAGTCCTTTCTTTGATTTTAGCGGGATTGATTTATAGCGGATGGCCGACAACTGCTGGTTGGGTAATCGGACTCTACGTTGGGATTTATCTGTTATTTCTTGGAATGTCGTTGGTGGTCTTATCCTTTTCCTTGAAAAAGCACAGCTAATCTGTCACAGTTCTTCCGATGAAGAACAAAAATTTGACGATTTGGCCTAAACAGCTTTTTTATGCTTGTTGGAATGCGCTCTATCCTCCCCATTGTCTTCATTGCGAAAAAAATCTTGACGAACAGAATCTTCTCTGTCCCGCTTGCCTGCTTCTCCTTGAGCTCATCGAACCTTCCAGTCGATGCCGTTATTGTTTTACATCGGAAGAGGTTTCTCCAAAATGGAGCATTTGCAGGAATTGCCGCCGCCAGACGCAGCTTGTGAAAGGATTTTGTGCTGCGTTTGATGAGATCGGCCCGGCTTTCGATTTGCTCAGACTGTTTCGGTCCGGAAAAATCGATTTGTCAGAAAGCTTGAGCGGATACATGTACCTTCAGTTTATCCGCCTTAACTGGCCGGCGCCGGATCTGATTGTACCGATTGCGGGAAGTTTTTCCCGTTGGCTGAAGCGGGGATACCATCCTTCAAATCTTTTAGCTAAAGAGATGGGAAACTATTTGCAGCGTCCTTTTTCCAATGTTCTTAAAAGGGACTCATATCAGACTGAAAAGCCGAAATTTTCTTTAAAAAAGGGTGTAGATATTAGAGATAAGATTGTGTTGTTGGTTGATGATTGGTATGATTCTGGGGAGACGATCACGCAAGCTTCAGTTGCTTTGCATACAGGAGCTCCTGAAAAGATCTATGCGATCACAATGACACGGAAAATGGAATAAAAATGGTAGACATCTTAGCTTTAGGCGCTCATCCGGACGATGTAGAGTTTGCTTGCGGGGCCATTTTGGCCAAAATGGCAGATCAGGGAAAATCGATCTGCATTGCGGACTTCACGTTAGGTCAGAAAGGGAGCCACGGGACGCCGGAAACGAGGCGGAAAGAAGGAGAGGCGGCGGCAGCTGTGATCGGCGCGCGGCGCGTATTTCTTGATTTTGAAGATTGCGAGGTGGCAGACAGCTATGAAGGACGTTTAAAGCTTGTCCGATTGTTCAGGGAGGCCAAGCCTAAGCTAGTGATTGCCCCCATGTGGAGAGGGGAGCAAAACCATCCCGACCATCTGGCTGCGGGATTGATGGCGCGTTACGCTTGCCGTTACGCTCGCTTTCGCAATATTTTGCCAGAGCTGCCTGTTCATTGGGTGGATGGCATTCTTCACTATCCGCCGCCGGCTTGCGATACTGCCGATTTTATCGTGGATGTTTCTCCCTATTTTGGGACTTGGATGCAGATGATTCGCTGCCATCAATCTCAATTGGAAACGTTTCCCTATGATGAATGGAACCGAAGAATTGCCTCAAAACTTGGTGTTTTGATCAATGTTGAGTATGCTCAAGGGTTAGTGAAGGGAAATCCGATTGTCGTAGATGACGTGATGGAGATCTCAAAAGGGGCGCGCGAGATTTGAAGATCGGTATTGTGTGCTATCCTTCTATGGGAGGAAGCGGAGTTGTGGCGACAGAACTTGGCCATGTGCTGGCCTCAAAAGGGCATCAAGTCCATTTTATCACTTACGAAGTGCCGTTTCGTTTAAGGATAGACGAAAAAAATATTTTTTTTCATCAGGTAGAAATCAACCGCTATGACCTTTTCAAATACCCCGATTACGCTCTTCCTTTAGCAGTAAAGATTGCATCGGTGTCGAAAAAATATTCGCTTGATATTATCCACGCTCACTATGCAATTCCTCACGCCACAAGCGCGTATCTCGCAAAGCAGATCATGGGAAGAGAAAGTCCCAAGGTAATCACGACGCTGCACGGTACCGATATCACACTGGTTGGCAGAGATCCCGCTTATTTTGAAATTGTGAAATACAGCATTGAGCATAGTGATGCCGTGACATCTGTTTCCGAAAGTTTGCGCCGGGATACTGTGGAGTGGTTCGGGATCGAACGCCCTATTGAAGTGATCCACAATTTTTTCATTCCTAAGCGTAAGTGTTTGGAAGACCAATCGGTTCGGGAGCATTATGTCTCAAAAGGGGAAAAATTGATCATCCACGCCTCGAATTTTCGCAGAGTCAAACGTCCCGAGGATGTTGTGCGTGTGTTTCATCGGATCAAAGAGAAAATCCCGGCAAAATTACTGCTGATGGGAACTGGAGAGGGGATCGAGGTTGTCCGGCATCAAGTGAAGGAATTAGGGATCGAAGACGACGTGTTTTTCAAGGGAAAAGAGAGGAATATCGATCCTTATGTTGCCAGCTCGGATCTATTTCTTTTGCCGAGTTCTCAGGAGAGCTTTGGGCTTGCAGCTTTGGAGGCGATGTCTTATGGCGTTCCTGTGATCGCTACTCAAGTGGGAGGCCTTCCGGAACTTATTGAACATGGGGTCTCCGGTTTTTTAACGCCCGTAGGAGATATTGAAACGATGAGCAATTTCGCAATTAATTTGCTATCCGACCCCAAACTTTATCAAAGGATAAGCCGGCTCTGCCGGCTTCGTGCCAGGGAAAAATTTTGCATCTCGGAAATTTATCCCAAATACCTCTCTTTATATACTAAGATGATTGGTTAAGCATTGATGTTGCGTTCAACCATGTTGATTTGGCGGCGTAGGGTGTCGTTTTCAGCAACTTTTTTCTCAATCGATTTGCACGCATGCAAAATGGTGGAGTGAGCCTTGCCGAAAGAATCGCTTAAGGTCTGAAGGGTACCGTTGATCATTTTACATGCCAGGTACATGGCGACTTGTCTTGGCAAAGCAATCTCCTTAGTACGAGAAGTTCCTCTTAGATCGCTTACTCTAACTTGGAAAACGGCTGCGACGCT
This genomic window from Waddlia chondrophila WSU 86-1044 contains:
- a CDS encoding Na(+)-transporting NADH-quinone reductase subunit B; translated protein: MLRKFMDYQLSFVEKGKPLHFLRPLITAGDTFFYEAPINTKEGPHIRDAIDIKRWMIMVVIALIPCILWAFWNTGLQAIVYSSGDFKLMDNYLAATTSFSDYFAFVGKDNLWMKILAKGFSILFPVILISYAVGGMVEALFAIVRGHEISEGFLVTGILYALILPPTIPWWMVAVGVAVGVVFAKEVFGGSGMNIVNPALACRAFLFFSYPGKMSGNVWVGNNPATVRESLLKMNQESGLGPLDGYSQATKLARFNVTPEIKRVHVDAIATNNLGDQVGTFETIKAQFAKWTSAADQTASLGELTGEQMQNFVTTPLAEGGLGLSPGYYEDAYHFASLNYGFGHNGDWNLFFGDRLGSMGSTSVLCCLLGALFLIWVGIASWRTMAGMFLGAFLTASAFQLASTYFGADFGAWTPAQFGFPAYKHLILGGLAFGAVFMATDPVSSPDMHAAKWIYGLFCGVVTVMIRVINPAFPEGVMLAILMGNVFAPLFDYYAAIYYRKRRVRRVRTAAAA
- a CDS encoding HdeD family acid-resistance protein, with product MSENQWFLIFFEGVILVILGIFAIFQPFLMTLSVEFFLGVLLIAAGLAQIIRGVANRSGFALIGGILALVAGGGLLSYPVSGVLTLTFLMIFFLTLDGIVKIVNSLQFRSLAKGWEWLLFSGVLSLILAGLIYSGWPTTAGWVIGLYVGIYLLFLGMSLVVLSFSLKKHS
- a CDS encoding ComF family protein; its protein translation is MKNKNLTIWPKQLFYACWNALYPPHCLHCEKNLDEQNLLCPACLLLLELIEPSSRCRYCFTSEEVSPKWSICRNCRRQTQLVKGFCAAFDEIGPAFDLLRLFRSGKIDLSESLSGYMYLQFIRLNWPAPDLIVPIAGSFSRWLKRGYHPSNLLAKEMGNYLQRPFSNVLKRDSYQTEKPKFSLKKGVDIRDKIVLLVDDWYDSGETITQASVALHTGAPEKIYAITMTRKME
- a CDS encoding PIG-L family deacetylase gives rise to the protein MVDILALGAHPDDVEFACGAILAKMADQGKSICIADFTLGQKGSHGTPETRRKEGEAAAAVIGARRVFLDFEDCEVADSYEGRLKLVRLFREAKPKLVIAPMWRGEQNHPDHLAAGLMARYACRYARFRNILPELPVHWVDGILHYPPPACDTADFIVDVSPYFGTWMQMIRCHQSQLETFPYDEWNRRIASKLGVLINVEYAQGLVKGNPIVVDDVMEISKGAREI
- the bshA gene encoding N-acetyl-alpha-D-glucosaminyl L-malate synthase BshA, whose protein sequence is MKIGIVCYPSMGGSGVVATELGHVLASKGHQVHFITYEVPFRLRIDEKNIFFHQVEINRYDLFKYPDYALPLAVKIASVSKKYSLDIIHAHYAIPHATSAYLAKQIMGRESPKVITTLHGTDITLVGRDPAYFEIVKYSIEHSDAVTSVSESLRRDTVEWFGIERPIEVIHNFFIPKRKCLEDQSVREHYVSKGEKLIIHASNFRRVKRPEDVVRVFHRIKEKIPAKLLLMGTGEGIEVVRHQVKELGIEDDVFFKGKERNIDPYVASSDLFLLPSSQESFGLAALEAMSYGVPVIATQVGGLPELIEHGVSGFLTPVGDIETMSNFAINLLSDPKLYQRISRLCRLRAREKFCISEIYPKYLSLYTKMIG